The Carnobacterium divergens nucleotide sequence CAGCTTTAGTGGTCTGTTGACATTTAATCGGATAATCATCGCCTTTTTCTACATAGGAAACCGGGATGCCATGATAAGAAAAGAGTAATTGATCAATGTCGTGTTCTTTTAAAGCTTCTTTAATTTGGCTTGCTACTAATTGAATATACAGCGGATGATCGCTATAATCACTTACAAAATGAATCGTCGGGATTTTCTGATTTTTCAAATAGTATGTTGCAATCGAGTCGTAAATTGAAGCCGTCGTTGTTGTTGAGTATTGTGGGTATAGTGGAATAACCGTCAAATCGGTTACGCCTTCTGCTTCCATTTCGGCTAAAACGCTTGGGATATCTGGATGGCTATAAGACATAGCAAAACGCACAACTTGATTGGGTACTAGATTTTGCAATAATTCTGCTTGAGCTTTGGTGTAAATAAGTAAGGGAGAGCCTGCTTCTCGCCATATTTCTTTATAAAGTAAGGCCGACTTTTTAGGTCGTGTGTTTAAAATAATACCATGTAAAAGCGGCAACCACAGCCAGCGTGGCGTGTCAATGACACGAGAATCCCCTAAGAAACGTTTCAAAAAGGCACGTACTTCTTTTTTTTCTGGTTTATCAGGTGTTCCTAAATTGGCAATCAAAATTCCTTTTTTACGGATAGGCTGTTCCATTTTCCCACTCCTTTTCTTTTAACTTTATTAAGTATATCACAATGTTTTTATTGTTCTCAAAAAAAGTCGTCGTTTAGAAACTAAACGACGACTGCTACTTTTTTATTGGTTTACAACGGTTTCCTCGATTGATGCTTTTTTCACTTTTTGTTTTTGAATGCCAATTCCTGTGAACCCACAGAAAACGGTAATCACTGGACAAAGCAAGCAGAAAAATGCAAATGGCAAGTAATCGACGGTTGGAATACTCAAAGCTCCTGCAATAAATACCCCACTAACACTCCATGGAACAAGCGAATTAACGACCGCTCCCGCGTCTTCTAACACTCTCGACATCGCTAATGGGTGCAACCCTGCATCATCAAATGATTTTTTAAAGGCTTTACCTGGTAAGATAATCGACAGGTATTGTTCTCCAACTAACAGATTCACTCCAATACAAGAAAGTGCGGTTGCTAAAATTAATTTACCAGTTGAGTTCAATGAAGTGGATAAAGGTTTCATTACTGAATCAATGATTTTAAATTCCACTAAAAGTCCACCCAAGGCTAAGGCTAAAATAATAAGAGAGATGGACCACATCATACTTTGAACCCCACCACGTGTTAGCAAAGCATCAATGCTAGCATCTCCCGTTTGAGAAACAAAGCCATCTTGTAAAATAGACGATAATTCACTAAACTTGGTCATTGGTTTTTCAATGAAGAACATGACAACGGCTACAATGATGCTTAGAAGTAGTGTTGGAATTGCTGGGATTTTCCGCCATGAACAAAAGAACATGACAAGAATTGGGATTAAGGCAAAGAAACTAACTGAGAAGTTCGCTTTTAACGTTTGAACAAGTTTCGTAATATCCGCTGTATCTGCATGCTGTTGACCGTTTCCTAAGATAAAGAATAAAACTAAGGCAATTAGCAGTGCTGGAATCGTTGTCCACATTAGATTTTTAATGTGACGGAATAAATCCACACCTGAAACTGCTGCTGATAAATTCGTACTGTCTGATAAAGGCGACATTTTATCGCCAAATACAGCTCCTGAAACAATTGCTCCTGCTACTAAAGCTGGATTAAAGCCCATTGTGGTTCCCATTCCTAGTAAGGCAATCCCAACGGTTGACACCGTTGTAAAAGCACTCCCTATTGACGTTCCAACAATGGCACAAATAATAAAAACTGATGGGACAAAGATACTTGGATTTAAAATTTTAAACCCAAACACCATCATTGAAGGAATAATTCCTGCCGCAATCCAAACACCAATCAAGGCTCCAATTAAGATAAAGATAATCATCGGCACAAGACCCGTGGAAATTCCTTCTTGAATTCCTTTGTGGATATCGTCCCAAGAATGTTTTTTGATTCTTCCCCATAAGATTAATAATCCAATGGATATAATTAAAGGCGTTTGAGGTGCCACGCCAAACTTAATCACACTTACCCCAATAATCAGTAAAATTAAAACCAGTATTCCTAACGCTTGTTTAAAACTTTGTTTTGTTTTCATCTTGTATCGCTCCTAAATAATTTTTTTGTTTTTCCTATGAATTATTTAGTCAAACGATAACTTGTTAATCCTCCATTGGTACACCTTAAACTTCCCATTTTACAGACCCCTTTCGTGAAACGTTTTTTATACGTTTTACTCGTTCCATTTTTTTACACTAAAAAGCCCCTGCTGTAATTTCTTACAACAGGGACGAATTTGATTATTCGCGGTACCACCCAGTTTAGAAATGAATGACTCATTTCTCGCTTCATTGGTGTAACGGACCTCTCCGTCTTTAGTTTCCTAAAGATGCTCCAAGTTTGTACTTCAAATAAAAATCCCGATTGGTTCGCAGCGTCCACCAATTTTCTGAACTAAGATTTAGATTCTACTGTAACTCTTCAACGCGTTAAAGTATTGATGTTGATAAATTGTATTTTAGCACGTTCTATTCTAAAGGTCAATTTATTTTAATTTCTTTTTTTGTTAATGGATGCCTCCCCTTAATTTAAAAGCTTTTTAGTTTCTTTATTTAATCAATTTGTTATACTTAAACGTAACTAATCTATTCGTTAATGGAGGTGTAAAAATGCCAACTAACAAAAAAATACTGATTATTGGTGGAAGTGGTTTTTTAGGGCAAGAACTTTGTTTGGCAGCCTTAAAGAAGGACTTTACGGTAGCCAGCCTTTCTAAACATGGCAAGCCAACCCATTTATCAAAAGAGCTATCCGACGCGCCAATCGATTGGATTACCTGTGATCTTTTTGCTACCAATCAATTAGAAAAGATTATTAGTCAATTCGATATCGTTATTCATCTTGTGGCCATTCTCAAAGAACAGCCTAAAAAAGGACTTACTTATCAAAAAATGATTTTAGATGCAGCGATGATTGTTGGAAATGCTAGTAAAAATACAGCAATTGAACGATTTGTTTTTTTATCTGCAAATGCTGGCAGTCCATTTATACCAAAAAAATACCTTGAAAATAAACAGCTTGCTGAAAATTACTTAAAGCGACTTCCGTTTCCTTTAACGGTCGTTCGACCTGGTCTTTTATATGGAAAAGGTCGGCCTTCTTCCTTAACGCTTGCAAATTTACTCTTTTTCTTTTTAAAAATTCCACTGTTGAAATGTTTTTTCATTCCCCTCAAACCAACTCCTGTAACGGTTTGTGCAACGAACATTGTTGCTAGTTTAGACGACGTTCCAAAAAAAGCTTACCGGATACTAACACTTGAAGACTTGCAAACTAAAACCTAAAACCCAACCAAAAGATAGAGACACTTCTAGCTTTTGGTTGGGTTTTAATTGTCTTTTTTAATAGTAACCGATTGAATTCCTTTGCCTATATAAAGTGGTGTGTCTTTTGTTTGATAGCCCATTAAGACATGGTGAGCTATCAACACATCCCTTGCTCGGTATTGAACGGCAATGCCGACTCTTTTTTCTAAAGATGAATGTTGGTTCGTCCCTACAAAGTGATTGATAACCACTCCTTGATAAGCTGAAATCACTAAATTTCTAGGACTCGATTCTTGATACAATGGGGTAAATTGAGGCTCGATAGATACTAAAAAAGTCCCTCTAATACCTTTCGCTGTTTTTGAAGGGCTGTCCTCTCCTTGATGGTGTCCAATATGTCTGAAATTATATGAACGGTTGTCGAAAGAAGAGTAATGCCCAATAATTTGAACGTCATTTGCAGCTGAACTATCTTCATGGGCTTTGATTTCAATTCCCCCAAAGCACGCTTGCGTTCGATTATTCACTAAGATGACATGACTAGAACCGTCGTCGATTTCTATCCCATTTGAATTAGAAAAACCTTTTTGATGGGCTTTACCACTTGGATGATGTAGATAAGAATTGCTGATAAGCAGATAGTCACTATGATGAGTTGTGATGCCATCGTCGCCAAAACCAACGGCTTCAATTTCATCTGCCCAAATATACTTACTTCCTAGTCTTGAACGGGTTCCATCTCCTCGGTAGCTATAATAGGCAGCAGTCAAATCAATTCCATGCAGTCCAGCGTTTAATGTTTTGATAGTTTGAATCACGCCGTAGGTTACATGTGCAAAGGTTAAACAACTAGAGGCGGTTCCCCCTTTTGCAGTCATTTCAGTGTTTCCTAAACGTTCTACGTTCCAGTCTAATGTCATATTTTTGATGACTAAATGATGATTGCCTCGTAATCTATTTTTATTACGGACTACTCGTTCACCAATTGGGGCATTAGGATGTAATTTGATGATGGTTTGATCAACCCCGCTACCTATCAAAGTCGTATTGGAAGGCATCCGCACTTCTCTAGTGAGGTAGGTTCCTGGTGGAATAATAATTTTACGATTGCCTTTTTTTAAGGCTTTGCGAAAGGCTTTTGTTGAATCTGTCACACCATCTCCAATTGCACCAAAGGATTCAATGGAATAGGTTTTTTGCTGCAATTTGTGTTGCTTGATTTCGCTTTTTAACAGTTGAAACCACCAAGGAACTAAAAAGCGAGATGCTCCAATTGCAACTGGTACATCCGCTTTAAACGCCGGACTTTTTTTAGTGATTAAAGAATAGAAATCCCCTGTTTCAGTTGGATTTGCTAGTGATTCTTTTCGCTTTAATTGGTTAAAATATCGTTCCGTTTCTTTAATGGCTTGTAACTGTTTAGTGCGTGTTTGATACGTTGGAAAATAGTTGGTTAGGAGCTCTTTTGTTTTTTCTCCTAAGTGCATTCTTTTTCTTCCCTTCTAGTTTGAGTTTTTTCTCTTATTTTTCAAAATTAGGAATGCAATCAC carries:
- the hemH gene encoding ferrochelatase, whose protein sequence is MEQPIRKKGILIANLGTPDKPEKKEVRAFLKRFLGDSRVIDTPRWLWLPLLHGIILNTRPKKSALLYKEIWREAGSPLLIYTKAQAELLQNLVPNQVVRFAMSYSHPDIPSVLAEMEAEGVTDLTVIPLYPQYSTTTTASIYDSIATYYLKNQKIPTIHFVSDYSDHPLYIQLVASQIKEALKEHDIDQLLFSYHGIPVSYVEKGDDYPIKCQQTTKAVMQLVGDIPYIETYQSKFGPSEWLTPATDATLKALPSKGIKRVMVITPGFVSDCLETIEEIESENYGYFMENGGSEFHYIHPFNEDPRFAELIKTLAVEQQSNEIEKESL
- the nhaC gene encoding Na+/H+ antiporter NhaC; translated protein: MKTKQSFKQALGILVLILLIIGVSVIKFGVAPQTPLIISIGLLILWGRIKKHSWDDIHKGIQEGISTGLVPMIIFILIGALIGVWIAAGIIPSMMVFGFKILNPSIFVPSVFIICAIVGTSIGSAFTTVSTVGIALLGMGTTMGFNPALVAGAIVSGAVFGDKMSPLSDSTNLSAAVSGVDLFRHIKNLMWTTIPALLIALVLFFILGNGQQHADTADITKLVQTLKANFSVSFFALIPILVMFFCSWRKIPAIPTLLLSIIVAVVMFFIEKPMTKFSELSSILQDGFVSQTGDASIDALLTRGGVQSMMWSISLIILALALGGLLVEFKIIDSVMKPLSTSLNSTGKLILATALSCIGVNLLVGEQYLSIILPGKAFKKSFDDAGLHPLAMSRVLEDAGAVVNSLVPWSVSGVFIAGALSIPTVDYLPFAFFCLLCPVITVFCGFTGIGIQKQKVKKASIEETVVNQ
- a CDS encoding NAD-dependent epimerase/dehydratase family protein, yielding MPTNKKILIIGGSGFLGQELCLAALKKDFTVASLSKHGKPTHLSKELSDAPIDWITCDLFATNQLEKIISQFDIVIHLVAILKEQPKKGLTYQKMILDAAMIVGNASKNTAIERFVFLSANAGSPFIPKKYLENKQLAENYLKRLPFPLTVVRPGLLYGKGRPSSLTLANLLFFFLKIPLLKCFFIPLKPTPVTVCATNIVASLDDVPKKAYRILTLEDLQTKT
- a CDS encoding glycosyl hydrolase family 28-related protein; the encoded protein is MHLGEKTKELLTNYFPTYQTRTKQLQAIKETERYFNQLKRKESLANPTETGDFYSLITKKSPAFKADVPVAIGASRFLVPWWFQLLKSEIKQHKLQQKTYSIESFGAIGDGVTDSTKAFRKALKKGNRKIIIPPGTYLTREVRMPSNTTLIGSGVDQTIIKLHPNAPIGERVVRNKNRLRGNHHLVIKNMTLDWNVERLGNTEMTAKGGTASSCLTFAHVTYGVIQTIKTLNAGLHGIDLTAAYYSYRGDGTRSRLGSKYIWADEIEAVGFGDDGITTHHSDYLLISNSYLHHPSGKAHQKGFSNSNGIEIDDGSSHVILVNNRTQACFGGIEIKAHEDSSAANDVQIIGHYSSFDNRSYNFRHIGHHQGEDSPSKTAKGIRGTFLVSIEPQFTPLYQESSPRNLVISAYQGVVINHFVGTNQHSSLEKRVGIAVQYRARDVLIAHHVLMGYQTKDTPLYIGKGIQSVTIKKDN